AGAACTTAAACACCTGTTCAAtgacctaattaggagcctactGATTCACCACAGTCTTTAATCttatctgcaaaaaaaactttttgctCTTTTTATGCGTTTGCCTgcaataatgatgataatattgTTTGCACAATAAGCACGATGCGAACATGGAACATGTATTCTTCATGTCATGCATAGCCATTTCTAACATAAATGTGGCATAAGAGCATAAATAATCCTTCAAAACATGAATAGcccctaattaagaaaaatgaacagctcgttaaaattctgggatggCAATTTTGGTTGAAAAAAGAACCCACCATGCACAGGGGGGTCCCCAGGAACGAGCTTGAGAACCACTGACATAGAAGGTATAGCTATGTTCACAAACAGCATTATGCAGCGTTACGTTCGTCAATCCTCCTCAAGGTGAGCATGGACTGTGTGGGCATGAATACCTGACCCCTCGTCGCCCATGAGGTGTCCCCAGCCCCCACAGCCCACCTGAGAGCCATCAGGGTTCACCAGTTTACAGTTGGAGCCAGTTCCTGAAATGAGCACGACGCCCCCTGGTGGCACAATCAGAAAGAACCATAAATCATGAGTTGAAGTAGTTCTTGTGGTACTGGGTTGTAGCACGCGTGTGCTTCGTCAACTATGCATGGCTGTCATGCCAGAGaggcaaaattaatttaaagaacagaaaagaagaGAATAAAGAGAAGGCTTGCAAGGTACCATGCTGGctggctgttgccatggcaccGATAGCATCGGTGGTGATGCTGTAACTGTGGCTCAGCTTGGGAAACCTCTCCTTCATCTCATCAATGAGCTTCTGGATAGCATCACGCTGCTCACCTCCACTCAGGGACATGccctggaaacacacacacacgcaaagcacATGAACCTCCTCTGTTGCAGAATCATACACCATagattacacacacaacataactgTGCTTATATGGTTGTCAGAtgtctttatttaatatttatattgtagATAAGGAAGTGATCTGATTGGTCTGTAAATGTACTGTTGCTGATTGACAGGGAGACCAACCAGGGAACTGAGAGGCATATCTGGGTCCAGGCCAGCCTGGCTTTTGGCTCTCTGCACCATGTCATTGATGGCCTCGATACACTTATCCACACCTACCAACTGAAAGAGAGAATCAACACACgcgtgtacacgcacacacaacattatGTGATGTCATATTGATACTTCCATAATTACTACTGAATTCAATACTGCATAATTAAAGAgtaatgtgtaaaaacaaaaaaaaaacacgttaaAACAAGATGTAGTGAAACATACTGGTTCTGTGAAAACTGCAGAAACGTACATGACTGtactaaatgttttattaccCAATGATTGGTAGAAGGACCATCTGTTTCTGCAAGGATTTTCCCATGCTCTGACACCAGCACGGCTTTGGAATGGGTCCCACCTCTGCCAAAACCGTCATAATATGGACAGACAATCAGACATACAGTGACATATTGACATACTGACTGACACTCGGACAGACAGTGGTAGTAGTATCCTGACTCGCCTGATCGCATCCGGAATACTGGATCTCGGCTAGCTGTATTGCAATGACACTACGTGGCGGACACAAAGAATCGGAAAACAGACgaacaggaggaggggaaaaactGAAAGTACGTATTCATTGCCTCCTTCACCAGTGTGGAATAAATACCAACTTTTGTAAGTTACATAAAACAATTCCAAACAATATAGATAGTTATGCAGAAAGATTCACCAGCTAGCCTACTGTTATAAAATTGAGGATACGTTACAGTAATGTAACGttagtttttcagtaaaaagaTGGTAGCTCGCCGTATCACGAGATACTTCAGGACAGTATGATAGCTATCTAGCCACAGCGACACTGCATTAGCTAAAGGTAGCTCTGTCTGCAGAAGTTATATTGGACTCGAATGAATTAGCAGGGTCCACCAGCACTAACATATCTGCCACAATATCAAATTACGCCATGATAAAAGTAACCAAACGTTTCGCATCCACATTTCTAAAGACtcgttaaaaaaacaactgaaacgTTTGAATGGATTTCATTTAAACGCGTATTTTCTTACCCCTCAACACCGCCGTACACAGACACCATGATTTCGCTTCCTGTTTTGGCAAATGTCATGTGACACGTCATAGCCGGTCTTTATGCGGATACTCCAATTATAATGACCCTTAGTCTTTTTTATTGCTTGCTGTCTTACACGATAAGAGATGAATTTATCACACCGTATTCATAATACAGTGATATTATCTAGAAACAGTTCTTCATTAAATTGAATGTGATCCATCTGCCAATGATTAAAGAAAAACGATAATGAAATAAGTTCATGAAAAACATTCTGTGCATATACACTACACAGTGAATGATATGATTCACAAACGTTCTTCATATAACGGCTTCTAGTTTTCTACAGCTGGTTTAAGACAGCCTTCGAGCGAGCACAGCAACAGCATCATATAAAACTACAAactatgaattaaaataaacaaattcctTAAACAATTCAACTTGATCTTGGTCATGTTCATTGCATCATCCTGCCAAGATTTGAATGTAGTGATCCGATTGCCTCATTAATGAATCGTGTGACTACCATGTAGCACTGTGCATACTGTTTGTGTTGAGCTCAAAGGAACAAAAGGCAAGACTACTGGGTGGCACCTCCTGTTAAAGCAGTGTtcctgaccatgccagtgctaACTTTGGCCAGCAGTGCCCCAGAGTAATGCATAATCAGCCATTAGCCTTTCTTGATTCACTCAGCTGGGATAACCATTTCTCATTGCTCACCAGTAACCTGACATTGGTCAGGTGGATGCCCACTGTCTCTTCGCTCaagctgcacaggaagtgtcTTCCTTTGACTCAGGTCTGTGCGAGCTCAGCAGCTTGTGGACTGCACCCGTGCACCGTGGAAGGCAGTGGCTTGAAGTCATGAGTTTTGGAGGAAACCGGACATGAGTACTTTCCAACACTGATGCAGAGATTGCAGCATGAGCAACGCTGGTGATTGCAATTAGCCATTCCAAACTAGGAAAAACAGGGAGAAAGTATAGGcccttatactgtatatttactatcagtaggaacacattttttatgtaagGAATTTGATTGGATGGCATTGGAAGTGGTCATAGATGCATTGATACCTTTAGATTCCCTTTCATTCTTGCTCATGGAGTTCAACTTGTATTTTATATAGAATTACATAAAACGAGGTGCACAATGTCAGGAAGcaggcaattttttttctttatattttttttgtttgtatactCTATGTACACCAAAAGTCTAATAAAAACTAttactacaacaaaaaaattaaatttcattctTGGGTATGCATACACAAATTgaatacatgcatttattgAAAAACTTTGGTAACATATGCCTTGTAGCCTGTACATTttataaagtaataataaagtGATATCGAAATGGCaataattttcaaaagacaGACACCAATAGCGGGAAGGTTTTTCATGTGTGTAACCACAGTGTTAAAAAGCAAACCATCACAGTACACAGAAACAGTTTATGGAATGCATTTATTGGTCAGAAAATCCAGtgacagtaaatcaataaaatgtacatttgtttaaCGGAAAGCAATGGGAAAAAAACCggaagtctttttaaaaaaaataaatacctccACTCAGTAATCACTCGCTCATGAGGTGTATaaaacacgcacaaacacttGTGCGATACTTAAAAGCAGACACTTAAAAATATCACTCCGGTCTTTGAGCAGCCACATCACCTGAACAAATGATTCATTGACCTGTTGCAATCAGACTACTTGGTGTAACTGTTAAACAAATGTTGGAAATCTTAACAATGGATTTAATGCTGAACACGTTTGATACTTGCTGGACTGGGCAAACCCGTGTTGAAATAAGGGAgaagggtgtgtgggggtggtgggtggctGTAGCTGGAGCTTTTCCAACTGAAGCCATAAGTAGCTCCAGGGAGAAGCTTTCTGTCAGTCAAAGGTACATCGTGAGACACAGGCCTCCTCCTCCATTTCTAACTTGGCACACTAGTTAATTTCCCCCAAACACTTTCCTTTCCTTCACCTTTACACACCTGAGCCTACTTGAGGCAACGCTTAACACGGTCATAGATTAAAAAGATGATTTTATTTGTAGGCTCAATCCCTACCCAGCATGTAATCCATTTTCAATTATTATGATAgtcatataatatttttaaatctaaaaaaatgctatttgctAACggccaacattttttttggaagtaaCCATGTAaatgtgaggggaaaaaatctcACATTAATTATGTTCCCCTCATCTTATGAACAGATTATGCTAGACTATCTGAGAAAAATCATTCCAGTGTTTACACTAAAATTAGATTTTCTACTTAGTCAAAAATACCCACTCACCAAAAATGTAACGGGGATGTAATGCCCTCTGTAATATGGCTCAGATtcattagcctttttttttaccatagaTAAGATATATTTCCCTGCATTCGAATGGGAAATCTgaagttcacttttttttgcagctaCTACCTAGCACTGGAACCAGCAAGGTTGTGACCTCACCAGGTTATTTTGTCCTGGCTGCTCAAGCCAAGACTGCTGACTTTCAATGAGCTCAACAATGAaatgtgaggggaaaaaaagagaacctAAGGAAGGTCTATTGCCCCAGGATCCTGAAATGAGTATGACCaaacaaaacatacattctCATGAACTACCTCTGAGGAGACCACAACTACTGTGCCACTGGTTGACTGCTCCAAAACGTCCACAGGTGGACCAGTGACGTCACAATCTAGCTTGTTCCAGGAAGGTTGTGCCCTAGTGCTAGTAGCTGCAAAAAAAGTACTTCAGCTTAATTTTGTAGCAAATACAggtcaatttcagatttgaacgCAAGGCCATATCTTACAGGTAAAAATCTAATGAACCAAAGTCATACAGTATTACTAAGTGCTTCACATCCCCATGAAGTTATTGAAATACTCTGGTAGTAGCATTACTAAAAgtgtcatttttaattgctAGATCCAGGCCCGTGTTCATAAAGCCTCTCagagtaggagtgctgatctaagATCAGGTTTTCCTGCCCATGTTCAGACCTTAtccatcattacattacattacattacaggcatttagcagacgctcttatccagagcgacgtacaacaagtgcataggtttcaagatgtagaggcgcaaaagaaacactagagtgaagtaaggatcgtagtgccagaagtgaccacatcgatcaggaatCATCATGAGCTGAAAGGCAAAACTGATCTCTGATCAGCACTACTACCACCGAGACACTGTATGACTACGGTCCAATAAAATACTGCTCATGCTTACTTGACCTGTCACTGACATCCTAATTAAAACTGGCCAAACAGGTTCCCGCAGACATGCAAGACACATGAACTGTTcccaaattaaaattcataactAACCTTGAGGCAGCCCGGCGTTATCATGACACTGCATAGGAGCTCTGGAGCGGCAGAGTCCAGGAAAGAGGGCGAGTCTGTCTGACTCGGGAAAGCGTGTGTGTACGGCACAGACCGTGCGTGCGACCGTGCGtacgcgcacgcgtgtgtgtgcgtatgtgcgtgcgtaaccgtgcatatgtgtgtgagagagacagagagagagagagagagagagagagaaatgcataCGGACCGGGCCGAGCCAAGTCCGGCAGACCCTTGCTCGTTGGGCCTAGCCGCTGTTGCCGAACACGGTGTTGAGCTGCTGAGTGACGCGGATGAAGGTGGTCCTGCGGCTCAGCTCCTTCAGCTTGCCCGCGCCCACGTAGGTGCAGGTGGAGCGCACGCCTCCCAGGATGTCCCGCATGGTCACGTCCACCGGGCCCTTATAGAGCACCTCCACGGTCTTTCCCTCGGACGCCCtgaaacacacgcgcacacgcacacacaaacagagggataataaataacaagtaacaGCGCTACCACACCACAAGTCTCCATCACCCATAATCACTGCTGAACCTGCACGCACTCCTGGAATGTGACTGTCCCATACTAGGcctaaactgtaaaataattcTTACAAGCATGTAATATCACCCTCACCTACAACAGTCTCACCAGTCTTCTGACTCCCACCTTTGCCCTTAGCTACGCTAGATCTCATCTGTAAATCACTTGCACCTGTAAAATCACTCTCACCTACATCACACCTGTAATATAACTCTCACTTGTAATATCACACCAGTAATATGACCCTCACCAGTAATATCACAACAGTAATGTCACCCTCCCCTGCACAGACTCACCAGTAATATGACCCTCACTAGTAATATCACACCAGTAATATCACCCTCCCCTGCACAGACTCACCTGTATTCGGCCACTCCCCCTGCGTGTTTCCTCATGGCCGTTTCGGAGCTCATGCCATAGAACAGCTTGTACTTCTGTCCGCTTTTCTCGATGACCTCGCCGCTGCACTCAGAGTGACCCGCCAGCATCCCGCCGAGCATGACGAAGTCTGCCCCCGCACCTGTGAAGCAGCGCGTGCGGGTGAATATCAAACCTTTCCACGGGGTCGCAGAAACAACCCAGCAGCACCGACAGGATGTGCTTTTAAAGAGATAACGTGACTCCGCGTCGTGTTAGCGGATGACTGTAATGCAATGCCAGTCACGCAACCGTTAGCAAACGGTCAATGcgataaaatgcacaaaaagcaCCGCTCAGGCTCTTAAACATTTCACTTTGTAGCACACTGATTATCAAAATGAGGCTCAACGTCTGCCATAAATACTCACCGAACGCCTTTGAGACGTCACCTGGGCAGGTGCATCCTCCATCCTGAAAAGGGAGAGTGAGCGTGAGTGATAGACAGTTGAGACAtggatgagacagagagaattaTACATAAATCCAGTGCTCAGATTTCTTAAAACTATGAATCTCACAGAGATGATGTAAGCATGTAAATCAGCGGTAACTGTGTCTCACAGAGATGATGTAAGCATGTAAATCAGCAGTAATTGTGTCTCACAGAGATGATGTAAGCATGTAAATCATCAGTAACTGTGTCTCACAGAGATGATATGCCCCCCTAGGCCATGTGCTGCATCAGCACATTCGATCACAGCGCTTAGCTGCGGGTACCCAACCCCCGTCTTCTTACGAGTGGTGCACACAGAGCCTGCAAACAGAGATAGGGGGTTATAGCAATGTGCGCTACGGTACAATGTGTATGCCCCATTACCACATCAACAGGTTACAGCAATGTATGCTACAGTACACCGTGTACGCTCCATTACCACATCAACAGGTTATAGCAATGTGCGCTACGGTACAATGTGTATGCCCCATTACCACATCAACAGGTTACAGCAATGTATGCTACAGTACACCGTGTACGCTCCATTACCACATCAACAGGTTATAGCAATGTATGCTACAGTACACCGTGTACGCTCCATTACCACATCAACAGGTTACAGCAATGTATGCTACAGTACACCGTGTACGCTCCATTACCACATCAACAGGTTATAGCAATGTATGCTACAGTACAACGTGTATGTCCCATTACCACTTCAACAGGTTATAGCAATGTATGCTACAGTACACCGTGTACACTCCATTACCACATCAACAGGTTATAGCAATGTGCGCTACAGTACCATGTGTATGCTCCATTACCACATCAACAGGTTATAGCAATGTGCGCTACAGTACCATGTGTATGCTCCATTACCACATCAACAGGTTATGGCAATGTGCGCTACGGTACAACGTGTACGCTCCATTACCACATCAACAGGTTATAGCAATGTATGCTACAGTACAACGTGTATGCTCCATTACCACATCAACAGGTTATAGCAATGTATGCTACAGTACAACGTGTACGCTCCATTACCACATCAACAGGTTATAGCAATGTATGCTACAGTACAACGTGTATGCTCCATTACCACATCAACAGGTTATAGCACTGTACTCTACAGTACAGTGTTTGCCCCATTTTACTACATCACTACAACGAGAGAGTTCTGTTACACTGCACAGCCAGTTACTTGTGTCACACATTAACTATCTTAGCAATGGTTAAAAGCATTCTGCCACATTACagacaaaatgagaaaatgtactACATTCGATAGTTCTTGAAAAGTTatagaaagaaaacacatttacaaaatacagtttaaaacCGTCCGGACTGTTTCTTTTGACACCGTTTCTTTCCTGGTCCTTCCAGAACTTGTCTTTGTAGAAATCGATAAGAGACCAGTATGACAACCAACAGCAAAAAAGACTGATTATGACATCACCTGGTCCAATCCCCACTTTAATGATGTCAGCACCAGCGAGAATCAGCTCCTCCACCATCTCTCCAGTGACTACGTTCCCTGCCTGCGGCAGAGAAGCCATCTCCATTATCATCGTCATCACTACGAGCAAGACCACAACACTCATTACAACTTTCCTTATTACTGTGCCAAAAATAATCATGAGCATCACTTCATACCAGTGAATCACCCTCAGCACCAGCTGTAAAATAACCAGAGggggaaaatccaggttcagaaggAGAAAATTGTCCAGATTATTTTGTTACAATCACCTGAATTTGCCTatcagcacaattcttcagccaggaggaagaattaattacagaaatcagctggctgagttcttcggtggaagaaacacacggcaggacttttactttctgatccctgtattttccacctctggaaaTAAAACCGCTCACAAATATTCCACCACCTGAACAGCAGGGGGAGCGCTCCCTCAGTGACTCACCATGATGGTGTGCGAAGGGAACTTCGCGCGCACGTCTTTGACGAAGTGGACAAAGTGCTCCGAGTAGCCATTGGCCACGTCCACGCAGATGTACCGCAGCTTCGGCACCGCGGCCACCACCGAGCTCAGCCTCTCAAAGTCCCCGTCGCCGGTCCCCGTGCTGATCGCCACGCTCtggagacggacagacagacagaatgaggGGTCAGTACGGCGCACGCGGTATAACCCAGTGTGTATCCATGTGAAAGCCAAGAAAGGGTCTTTAAACAAGACAACAATTTCTGCATCAGCACATCAGTGCAAGAGGTGCTACACAACAAGCAAGGATTGCCACGCAGTTTTTGAAACAGAAAgtcaaaataatgcatttttaaagaggtCCCCTGAATCACTTGACAATGTATAACAACAACTGCCGacattcaaataataaagaatgAAGCATCGTCACAAGCTTTCCAAAATGACATAAACTGATCAGGGAGCAACAGCGCCACCACCACAGGTCAGGCCAGATGATGTATTACAAGCCAACAGGCCCCTCACACTCATTCCAGGCCACAGAATGCAAAACGGACTGAGACAAGGACTTTTGAACTTTACATTCTTCCACTACCGATTTGCTAAACAGCAACTCTGGTCTTGTACTATCCCTTTATAAATCGGGGCAAACATACTACTTACAATAACATTTCTAGAGATTTTAAACTTGGCTTGGGTTCAACAAACTTTCCACACAACTTCTCCGCACCCACCTACGCTCATTCACTTAATGAAAGACTTCTAACAAACAAGAGGAATCTAAGCAATTAACTATAGTAACACAATCACAATCTGGGTAATGAACTGTGAAAATCTATTCGGAAAGAATACCTCCAGGCAATCGGGGTGCTGGGCAGCAAACTCCTTCCAATCGTCCACGGAGTAGTGCTTGTGAATGGCAGTGAAGACAGTGAACTGGGGAAAGAGGAAAGACAggcacattttcaaatgattcCATTAAAGAGCTCCTAGTGTTGACTGCTAATGGCAAATGTTCAGTATTATTCAGACTACGATTCAGATGTCCGGTTGCTGGGGGTGGCCTGagggatgtatgtgtgtgtgtgtgtgtgtgtgtgcgtgttggggAGATGGGGTGCGTAATGTGCAGGTGGGACCATGCCAAACCTTCTGGTGAGttctttttttgggaagggGAGGTGAGTGTTGGGAGAAAAGCAGTCAGTGGGAACTGCCTGTTTACCAACATCAGTTTGCTGTGCAGATTAACAGCATTTACACCACATGACGGTTTAAAGCCAATCCTGTGTGTCCACATTATGGGATATGCGCAGCGTTAGCAATGAACTGATACCAACGATCAAGAATGAAGATTAAAGCAATGGTGGGGATGAGGGAAGTGgtttcagattaaaaataagTGAAAGACCTGGGGGATGAGAAACCAAAGCAGGTAAATATAAGCTCACCAACAGTACAATGCCATTACTGTTGTACCTTGTGCAGTGCCAGGGCCATCTCAAAGGTCCCCACAGTGTCCATGTTGGCCGCGATGATCGGGATCCCACTGTAGGTACCCTTGGAGTTCCGAAAGAAGAAACTGCGGGTCAGGTCCACCTGCCAAAGAGATCACCACAAGtcagaacacaaaaaacaacagaagattGGGACAAGGTTTGCATATGTTCAACCGAAAGGGCCACAGGCTAAAAGCTGCATTTATATGCTGGCCAAAATGAAAGCCAATTTATCTCTGGAATTTAGACTTCTTAGTTTAAGAAACAAATTCTTAGTTTAGTTTCAGAAACCAAATCTTTTTACAAACATATGTTTTTCGAAGTCAGCTGCAATGGACGAACAGATACAGAATTGTAggcagcagcacaaacacactgactggCTAATAAACAGTTGAGCTCACAGTTCATCTTGGAAAACGCACATGAGGGAATTATGAATTCTGCATTGCAAAACAGAATGgaagattttaaatgtaatttgacaGATGGGACAGGGGATTCTCAGAAACGACAGAGCGGCTACAACAGACTACAGGCATATGGCAACTTTACACAGATCGTACCTCACTGCGAGACTTCAGTGTGCTACGTTTTGGACGAAGCAGGACGTCCTTGAAGTCCAGCTTGATGTCGTTCTCAATGCGAGGCATGTTTGTCGGgtggtctttctctctctcccaatcgCTCTGTAATGGAGGTGCTGTAGCCATTTGTAATGTCGTTACTAACCTTAATTTACATATTTCCCATATACCAGCCCCAAgggaaattcacattttttaaaatgaggagtGGGCGAGCACGGTACTCCTTCAGAAATACATAAATTCAACATTACGGTGCGCTTCCAAATCAGACACAAACATCAATGTTAATATATCTACCATAGCAGTACATACACAGAACACGAATACAGTAAGTTAGCATGTAGCTAAGTTTAAAACTGATATACACATTACACTCACCTGTTTGTTTTCTAGCCTAAAATGCGGAGCCAGGGATGCCCTTATTTAGGTATCTAAATAAACTGTAATTCACCCGAGTAAAACGGTTACAATCACGGCTATTTGTTCCAAGTCATCTGGTAACCACGCGAAATATAGCTATGATACCAAGCTACAACTGTCAGAAATTCTGGCTAGCAAGGTAAGTCCGGTTTAAAGGTTAGAAAATTAATTAGTTTAACCCAACTCAAAATATAAGAATGCTAACTGGCTAGCACTGAGGACTGAAATAAATGCGCATCGCTAGTTTAGAAGTACTTCAACTTTcgaaatatgaacaaaagtacGACTGCCAATTCACACAACAAGCAAAGCTCCGTGAAGCTGGCAACAATTGGAAACTTCCGGTAAGAGGATTTCAAACTAAAAGCTCGgtaaatgcaatgatttaagTGCGATTTTGTCGTTTTTCTTCTTGTAACTAATACAGTTGAATAGAATTACACATTATATACTCATATTTAGACCCATACCTTTCACATTacgcagtcatttctgtgaaatcatgttcccagcaattgttgctggtgttCTAGTATAGCCCGGCCATGCATTTCTCTACACTGTCAATTAAGTACTGGCTCATTGTTTATCAGATTACTAccaaaactaaaaattgttACCAAATGAAAGGGGGTATACATTTACTCTACATATCCATATCTTCAAGAATATGCAATAATTTCTTTGAAATCACGTTCCCagcaattgttgctggtgttttagtgtagcCCAGGCCATGCATTGCTACACCTGGGTGTGCtgtcaggcgaggtcaggtgtgccgtgtgaaaaatcctttaaaaaaaatttttcatgttcaaatgaatttttttaaaaaacttaaatgaacaaatcccattcacaaaagccaaaataaatgttattaaaatgcatatcgcttaattaaaaccccaaaataacatttaggcctacgtgcatgcgtgtggaggggggctgcagggtgttttattttttatgcttttgagagtggtgtgccatgagattctgtaaatttggaaagtgtgctgtggaaggaaaaaggttgggaaacgctgctaTACAATGTCAGTTCAGtactggctcatttgcataccaGTTTACTGCTAAAACTAAAAATTGTTACCAAATTAAATGGGGTATACATTTACTCTACAGACCCATACCTATAACACTGTGtaatcatttctgtgaaatcacgttcccagcaattgttgctggtgttttagtgtagcCTGGCCATGCATTTCTATACACTGTCAGTTACGTGCATTAC
The nucleotide sequence above comes from Anguilla rostrata isolate EN2019 chromosome 7, ASM1855537v3, whole genome shotgun sequence. Encoded proteins:
- the gmpr2 gene encoding GMP reductase 2 codes for the protein MPRIENDIKLDFKDVLLRPKRSTLKSRSEVDLTRSFFFRNSKGTYSGIPIIAANMDTVGTFEMALALHKFTVFTAIHKHYSVDDWKEFAAQHPDCLESVAISTGTGDGDFERLSSVVAAVPKLRYICVDVANGYSEHFVHFVKDVRAKFPSHTIMAGNVVTGEMVEELILAGADIIKVGIGPGSVCTTRKKTGVGYPQLSAVIECADAAHGLGGHIISDGGCTCPGDVSKAFGAGADFVMLGGMLAGHSECSGEVIEKSGQKYKLFYGMSSETAMRKHAGGVAEYRASEGKTVEVLYKGPVDVTMRDILGGVRSTCTYVGAGKLKELSRRTTFIRVTQQLNTVFGNSG